One window of Candidatus Mycobacterium wuenschmannii genomic DNA carries:
- a CDS encoding TetR/AcrR family transcriptional regulator, translated as MDQTSTIEGDTSTQQRILAATAEVLGRNGKRKLSLSDVAVQAGVSRPTLYRWFASKEDLLSAFSKYERLTFEDGMSHATAGLKGADKLDAALRFIVDYQHSYTGVRMVDIEPEHVITQFSAVIPQMRDGLQRLIPGPNAAVKAATAIRVAFSHYMIRSDDAEEFLAQLRHAVGIKSS; from the coding sequence ATGGACCAGACGTCGACCATCGAGGGCGACACCTCGACGCAGCAACGGATCCTCGCAGCCACCGCTGAGGTCCTCGGCCGCAACGGCAAACGCAAGCTCAGCCTGTCCGACGTCGCCGTGCAGGCGGGGGTGTCGCGGCCGACGCTCTATCGCTGGTTCGCCTCCAAGGAAGACCTGCTCTCGGCGTTCTCCAAATACGAGCGGCTCACCTTCGAGGACGGCATGAGCCACGCGACCGCCGGCCTCAAGGGTGCCGACAAACTCGATGCGGCGCTGCGTTTCATCGTCGACTATCAGCACTCCTACACCGGGGTGCGGATGGTCGACATCGAACCCGAGCACGTCATCACCCAGTTCTCCGCGGTCATCCCCCAGATGCGCGACGGCCTGCAACGGCTGATCCCCGGGCCCAACGCCGCGGTCAAGGCGGCGACGGCGATTCGAGTCGCGTTCTCGCACTACATGATTCGCAGCGACGACGCCGAAGAGTTCCTGGCTCAGCTGCGCCATGCCGTCGGCATCAAATCCAGCTAG
- a CDS encoding acyl-CoA thioesterase: MTTDSEQTHWSVAGLLDLFDARDAGDGRFTADTGIAAEDERQVVEGTQVLAQVIVAVAKQFPEKSVRSVHAVFARAVLVGPPVEIDIDVVAQGRSTATAVVGVSQNGRRAITVTALLDVPSADVIRHHHPKPEVTAPRDANDGGMPMAGRELRLVDVVDVNSPDEVGPPELYAWLHYDPIPSRDDLAKALVAYFTGYLGISTSMRAHEGIGTAQSHLTVSTAPMTVSVSFHEPVTWTGWLLYTHESTQAGAGMSYIRGAVHTEEGELIASFTQDALIRPLRTSDTTIKTEARL; this comes from the coding sequence GTGACAACAGACTCTGAGCAGACGCACTGGTCGGTCGCCGGCCTCCTGGACTTGTTCGATGCGCGCGACGCCGGCGACGGCCGTTTCACCGCGGACACCGGCATCGCGGCCGAGGACGAGCGCCAGGTGGTCGAGGGCACGCAGGTGCTCGCACAGGTGATTGTCGCTGTCGCCAAGCAGTTTCCGGAGAAGTCGGTGCGCTCGGTGCATGCGGTCTTCGCCCGCGCGGTCCTGGTCGGCCCCCCGGTGGAGATCGACATCGACGTCGTCGCCCAGGGTCGCTCGACCGCGACCGCGGTGGTCGGCGTCTCGCAGAACGGCCGTCGTGCGATCACCGTGACCGCACTGCTCGACGTGCCCTCCGCCGACGTGATCCGCCACCACCACCCCAAGCCGGAGGTGACCGCGCCCCGCGATGCCAACGACGGCGGGATGCCGATGGCCGGCCGGGAACTGCGCCTGGTCGACGTCGTCGACGTGAACAGCCCCGACGAGGTCGGTCCGCCGGAGTTGTACGCCTGGCTGCATTACGACCCGATACCGAGCCGCGACGACCTGGCCAAGGCGCTGGTCGCGTATTTCACCGGCTACCTTGGCATTTCGACGTCGATGCGCGCCCACGAAGGCATCGGCACCGCGCAGTCGCACCTGACCGTGTCGACCGCGCCGATGACGGTGTCGGTCAGCTTTCACGAGCCGGTCACGTGGACCGGATGGCTGCTCTACACCCACGAGAGCACCCAGGCGGGCGCTGGGATGTCCTACATCCGCGGCGCCGTGCACACCGAGGAGGGTGAGCTGATCGCCTCGTTCACACAGGACGCTCTGATCCGCCCTCTGCGCACCAGCGACACCACCATCAAAACCGAAGCGCGGCTGTAA
- a CDS encoding SMP-30/gluconolactonase/LRE family protein, which produces MAATTTVDGLTPLAAGFCFGEGPRWFEDLLWFSDMLGEAVHTVTVCGSMTTLPLPGHAPSGLGFRPDGTLLIVSAENRTLLAYDGENITTAADLSSLAPADLGDMVVDGRGRAYIGSQAFEGGALLRVDPDNSARVVATDLNFPNGMAITPDGRTLIVAESIGRRLTAYSIDEDGDLSNRRVFADGLDGPPDGICLDAGGGVWTAMTLAHQFERIVDSAGGKARVSHRIDIGDRVAIACMLGGAAGRTLFMLTSSEAYPKKLVGTRLSRVDTVIVDAPAVEAGR; this is translated from the coding sequence TTGGCCGCTACCACGACCGTTGACGGTCTCACCCCGTTGGCGGCGGGGTTCTGCTTCGGCGAGGGTCCGCGCTGGTTCGAGGACCTGCTGTGGTTCTCCGACATGCTCGGCGAGGCCGTGCACACCGTCACGGTCTGCGGGTCGATGACCACGCTCCCGTTGCCTGGGCACGCGCCGTCGGGGCTCGGCTTCCGGCCGGACGGGACGCTGCTGATCGTGTCGGCCGAGAACCGCACGCTGCTGGCCTACGATGGCGAAAACATCACCACCGCAGCAGATTTGAGCTCTTTGGCGCCAGCCGACCTCGGCGACATGGTGGTCGACGGTCGCGGCCGGGCCTACATCGGATCGCAGGCGTTCGAGGGCGGCGCGCTCCTGCGCGTCGACCCGGACAACAGTGCCCGTGTGGTGGCGACCGACCTGAACTTCCCCAACGGGATGGCCATCACGCCCGACGGCCGCACGCTGATCGTCGCGGAGTCGATCGGGCGCCGGCTGACCGCGTATTCCATCGACGAGGACGGCGACCTGTCGAACCGTCGGGTGTTCGCCGACGGCCTGGACGGCCCGCCGGACGGCATCTGCCTGGACGCCGGGGGCGGGGTGTGGACGGCGATGACGCTGGCTCACCAGTTCGAGCGCATAGTGGACAGCGCCGGCGGCAAGGCACGAGTCAGTCACCGGATCGACATCGGCGACCGGGTGGCGATCGCGTGCATGCTCGGCGGCGCCGCCGGACGGACGTTGTTCATGCTGACGAGCAGCGAGGCCTACCCGAAGAAACTGGTCGGCACGCGACTGTCCCGGGTCGACACGGTCATCGTCGACGCGCCCGCAGTCGAGGCCGGGCGATGA
- a CDS encoding FAD-binding oxidoreductase has product MAVDVVQQLSSLVGGNYVSTDPDVLAGRSADSTDRYRGTASALVRPGSADEVADVLRVCRDAGVHVTIQGGRTSLVAGTVPEHDDVLLSTERLCAVGEVDTVELRVEAGAGATLSAVQRAAGAAGLVFGVDLSARDTATVGGMASTNAGGLRTVRYGNMGSQVIGMDVALPDGSVVRRHSRVRADNTGYDLPALFVGAEGTLGVITALDLRLHPDPSDRVTAVCGFDSLDALVDAGRMFRDLDGIAALELVDGRAALLADEHLGFAPPVGGRWLLLVELASDHDQTDRLADALDGVAGSGEPAVGIDIAAQQRLWRVRESLAEVVGLFGPPLKFDVSLPLDAVGRFADEAESLVERHAPAAVGVLFGHIGEGNLHLNVLRCSAEQEQQLYAAMMDLIADCGGNVSSEHGVGSRKRRYLEMSRDVADIAAMRTLKAAFDPTGYLNAAVLFD; this is encoded by the coding sequence ATGGCCGTGGACGTGGTGCAGCAGCTGTCGTCACTGGTGGGCGGCAACTACGTCAGCACCGATCCCGACGTGCTGGCCGGTCGCAGCGCCGACTCGACGGACCGATACCGGGGCACCGCCAGCGCGCTGGTCCGCCCGGGCTCGGCCGACGAAGTGGCCGACGTGTTGCGGGTCTGCCGCGACGCCGGAGTGCACGTGACCATCCAGGGCGGCCGCACGTCGTTGGTCGCCGGCACCGTGCCCGAACACGACGACGTGCTGCTGTCTACCGAAAGACTTTGTGCGGTAGGCGAAGTCGACACTGTCGAGCTTCGCGTCGAAGCCGGGGCGGGGGCGACGCTGAGCGCGGTGCAGCGCGCGGCCGGCGCGGCCGGGCTGGTGTTCGGCGTCGACCTGTCCGCGCGTGACACCGCGACCGTCGGCGGGATGGCCTCGACCAACGCCGGCGGGCTGCGGACCGTGCGGTACGGCAACATGGGCAGCCAAGTCATCGGGATGGACGTCGCGCTGCCCGACGGGTCTGTGGTGCGCCGGCATTCGCGCGTGCGGGCCGACAACACCGGCTACGACCTGCCGGCGCTGTTCGTCGGCGCCGAAGGAACACTGGGCGTCATCACCGCCCTCGATCTACGGCTGCACCCTGATCCGTCTGATCGGGTGACCGCAGTGTGCGGCTTCGACTCGTTGGACGCGCTGGTCGACGCGGGCCGGATGTTTCGCGACCTGGACGGCATTGCGGCGTTGGAGTTGGTCGACGGTCGGGCTGCCTTGTTGGCAGACGAGCACCTGGGTTTTGCCCCGCCGGTGGGTGGGCGCTGGCTGCTGCTGGTGGAGCTGGCCTCCGACCATGACCAGACCGATCGCCTCGCCGACGCGCTGGACGGCGTAGCTGGTTCCGGCGAGCCCGCTGTCGGCATCGATATCGCTGCGCAGCAACGGCTTTGGCGGGTGCGCGAATCACTTGCAGAGGTCGTCGGGCTATTCGGGCCACCGTTGAAGTTCGACGTGTCGCTACCGCTCGACGCGGTGGGCCGGTTCGCCGACGAGGCCGAAAGCCTGGTCGAGCGTCACGCACCGGCCGCGGTCGGTGTGCTGTTCGGACACATCGGCGAGGGCAACCTGCATCTGAATGTGTTGCGGTGCAGCGCCGAACAGGAACAGCAGCTTTATGCCGCGATGATGGACCTGATCGCCGACTGCGGCGGCAACGTCAGCTCCGAGCACGGGGTCGGTAGCCGTAAACGCCGCTACCTCGAAATGTCTCGTGATGTCGCCGACATCGCGGCGATGCGCACCCTCAAGGCGGCCTTCGATCCCACCGGCTATCTCAACGCGGCGGTGCTGTTCGACTAG
- a CDS encoding acyl-CoA dehydrogenase family protein: MDFSAVELEAEDEEFRDRLRKFLANVVTAEVIRRDRETGENFDEGVHLALGTEGYLADDFNDESDGGFGSLRRRIWDLEIGRAHTPWFHWGTTAVVAKMMRDFGPPELTEEVLPGVLTGETRLCLGYTEPEGGSDVATCKTRATRDGDNWIINGSKMFTSNAHNAKYVFLLTNSDPNGPKHKNLTMFLVPLDSPGVDIQPIRTVDGDRTNIVFYSDVRVDDRYRIGPVNGGWGVLRGALDQEHGTAEKEEDGLQRIAVMSEHLTLMAEAMDGIAALAGRERPDGSRLIDDSSVAYRLGRSVARTEAALGTPGMFGRVANAQTMRDCAPDLMDILGAASALPVDADGAADNGGAEYAFRLASPVGIYGGTLEVFRNMIAQHALGLGRPNYSPPRA; the protein is encoded by the coding sequence ATGGATTTCTCCGCCGTCGAACTCGAGGCCGAAGACGAGGAATTCCGCGACCGGCTGCGCAAATTCCTGGCCAACGTGGTCACCGCCGAGGTGATCCGGCGCGACCGCGAGACCGGGGAGAACTTCGACGAGGGTGTCCACCTGGCGCTGGGCACCGAGGGTTACCTGGCCGACGACTTCAACGACGAATCCGACGGCGGGTTCGGATCGCTGCGCCGCCGCATCTGGGACCTGGAGATCGGCCGGGCCCACACGCCGTGGTTCCACTGGGGCACGACGGCCGTCGTCGCCAAGATGATGCGCGACTTCGGGCCACCGGAACTCACCGAGGAAGTGTTGCCCGGCGTGCTGACCGGCGAGACGCGCCTCTGCCTCGGCTACACCGAACCCGAGGGCGGCTCCGACGTCGCGACCTGCAAGACCCGCGCGACCCGTGACGGCGACAATTGGATTATCAACGGTTCCAAGATGTTCACGTCCAACGCGCACAATGCCAAGTACGTGTTCCTGCTGACCAACAGCGATCCGAACGGGCCAAAACACAAGAACCTCACCATGTTTCTGGTCCCGCTCGATTCACCCGGCGTCGACATTCAACCGATCCGTACCGTCGACGGCGACCGCACCAACATCGTCTTCTACAGCGACGTGCGGGTCGACGACCGCTATCGCATCGGCCCGGTCAACGGCGGCTGGGGCGTGCTGCGCGGCGCTCTCGACCAAGAGCACGGCACTGCCGAGAAGGAAGAGGACGGGCTGCAGCGCATCGCGGTGATGAGCGAACATCTGACCCTGATGGCTGAGGCGATGGACGGCATCGCGGCGCTGGCCGGGCGCGAGCGCCCCGACGGAAGCCGGCTGATCGACGACTCGTCGGTGGCATATCGGTTGGGGCGCAGCGTCGCTCGCACCGAAGCGGCTCTCGGCACGCCCGGGATGTTCGGCCGGGTGGCCAACGCGCAGACCATGCGCGACTGCGCACCCGACCTGATGGACATCCTGGGCGCCGCGTCGGCATTGCCCGTCGACGCCGATGGGGCCGCGGACAACGGCGGGGCCGAATACGCATTTCGGCTGGCCTCACCCGTCGGCATCTACGGCGGCACTCTCGAGGTGTTCCGGAATATGATCGCCCAGCACGCGCTCGGGCTGGGCCGGCCGAACTACTCGCCGCCGAGGGCCTGA
- a CDS encoding LLM class F420-dependent oxidoreductase, which translates to MKFTVTHPMHSHPYNPELVTGDGIATVAAAVEAAGIHGFGFTDHPAPTQRWLEAGGHDALDPFVAMGFAAARTSTLRLIPNIVVLPYRNPFVVAKSGATLDLLSGGRFTLAVGVGYLKREFAALGVDFEERAALFDEALDVITAIWTGDDISYEGKHFSAKGITAHPRPVSSPYPPIWVGGNTGAARRRVAAKGDGWCPFAAPPALAQTARTASMDSVDALAEGIEDLRRRLDAAGRDPGGVDIVFGNIEGGNPSDPDFNADAYLAGLDRLAKLGVTWVQVGLPGDSLAHALEVVDKFKTMVVDAS; encoded by the coding sequence ATGAAATTCACCGTCACCCACCCGATGCACAGCCATCCGTACAACCCGGAACTGGTGACCGGCGACGGCATCGCCACGGTGGCCGCGGCCGTCGAGGCTGCCGGCATCCACGGCTTCGGCTTCACCGACCATCCCGCACCGACCCAGCGATGGCTGGAGGCCGGCGGCCACGACGCTCTCGACCCGTTCGTGGCGATGGGGTTTGCCGCCGCACGGACCAGCACGCTACGGCTGATCCCCAACATCGTGGTGCTGCCGTATCGAAATCCGTTCGTGGTGGCCAAGTCCGGCGCGACACTGGATCTGCTGTCCGGGGGCCGGTTCACGCTGGCCGTCGGTGTCGGCTACCTCAAACGGGAGTTCGCCGCTCTCGGTGTCGATTTCGAGGAGCGGGCCGCGCTGTTCGACGAGGCGCTCGACGTGATCACCGCGATCTGGACCGGCGATGACATCTCCTACGAGGGCAAGCACTTCAGCGCCAAGGGCATTACCGCGCATCCGCGGCCGGTGAGCAGCCCGTATCCGCCGATCTGGGTCGGCGGGAACACCGGGGCCGCGCGGCGCCGGGTCGCCGCCAAGGGCGACGGCTGGTGCCCCTTCGCCGCGCCGCCCGCACTGGCCCAGACGGCGCGGACCGCGTCGATGGATTCGGTGGACGCGCTGGCCGAGGGCATCGAGGACCTGCGCCGCCGACTCGACGCCGCGGGCCGTGACCCCGGGGGAGTAGACATCGTCTTCGGCAACATCGAGGGCGGCAATCCGAGCGATCCCGACTTCAACGCCGACGCCTACCTGGCCGGGCTGGATCGGCTGGCTAAGCTCGGCGTTACCTGGGTGCAGGTGGGCCTGCCGGGCGACAGCCTGGCTCACGCGCTGGAGGTCGTCGACAAGTTCAAGACCATGGTGGTCGACGCGTCGTAG
- a CDS encoding thioesterase family protein yields the protein MSDSYYELVDADDPIGEKFTATDLVRSTWTAKIQHGAPVSALLVRALERCAPRDDTRLSRVAIDLLGPVPADGDLWVRAKVERPGKQIELVSAETLAVGPDGQPRPTARATGWRLQQQDTGELEHASAPLPAPISEAHSRDLAKNFDRNYVHSLDWRWLTKPLSEGPGESWIKPLVTLVDGEAVTPLQRLFAVADCANGIGSKIDIARWTFLNNDLVVHVHRIPDGEWIGIRAETNYGPDGIGTTIGTLFDETGAVGSIQQSVLVRRR from the coding sequence ATGAGCGACTCCTACTACGAACTGGTCGACGCCGACGACCCGATCGGCGAAAAGTTCACTGCCACAGACCTTGTCCGCAGCACCTGGACCGCGAAGATCCAGCACGGCGCCCCGGTGTCGGCCCTGCTGGTGCGCGCTCTGGAACGCTGCGCGCCCCGCGACGACACCCGGCTCAGCCGGGTCGCCATCGACCTGCTGGGCCCGGTCCCCGCCGACGGCGACCTGTGGGTACGGGCGAAGGTCGAACGCCCGGGCAAGCAGATCGAGTTGGTCAGCGCCGAGACGCTGGCCGTGGGCCCCGACGGCCAGCCACGGCCGACGGCGCGGGCCACCGGGTGGCGGCTGCAGCAGCAGGACACAGGAGAACTCGAGCACGCGTCCGCGCCACTGCCGGCGCCGATCAGCGAGGCGCACAGCCGCGACCTGGCCAAGAATTTCGACCGCAACTACGTGCACAGCCTCGACTGGCGCTGGCTGACCAAGCCTCTCAGCGAGGGACCGGGCGAGTCGTGGATCAAGCCACTGGTCACCCTTGTCGACGGCGAGGCGGTGACGCCGTTGCAGCGCCTCTTCGCGGTTGCGGACTGCGCCAACGGGATTGGCTCCAAGATCGACATCGCCCGGTGGACATTTCTGAACAACGATCTCGTCGTCCATGTGCACCGGATTCCCGACGGCGAATGGATCGGCATCCGGGCCGAGACCAACTACGGGCCCGATGGCATCGGCACCACGATCGGCACGTTGTTCGACGAGACCGGCGCCGTGGGCAGCATCCAGCAGTCGGTTCTGGTGCGACGCCGCTGA
- a CDS encoding SDR family NAD(P)-dependent oxidoreductase gives MAITEASSSVGFATAARLAAGGHTVVMGSRRLQVCEEFAARLRSGGAEVFAAHLDLADPLSIDGFLESVEYVVGEVDALISTVGVAAKSWVGAQHLVTQLVTPMIEHGRGDVVLLGPELIGVPHTEADRMLEAWVSGLDAEFVGTGVRASIVRADGAVPPDDAGRLIAATICAPDDMHLRLVQVIPSTPAAQRSTRAG, from the coding sequence GTGGCTATCACCGAAGCATCTTCGTCGGTCGGATTCGCGACCGCTGCCCGACTGGCGGCGGGCGGACACACGGTCGTGATGGGCAGTCGCCGTCTTCAGGTCTGCGAGGAATTCGCCGCGCGGTTGCGATCCGGTGGCGCCGAAGTCTTTGCCGCGCATCTCGATCTCGCGGACCCGCTATCGATCGATGGCTTCCTGGAGTCCGTCGAATACGTCGTCGGTGAGGTCGACGCGTTGATCAGTACCGTCGGCGTCGCCGCGAAGTCCTGGGTCGGCGCGCAACACCTTGTGACACAACTGGTTACGCCGATGATCGAGCACGGCCGTGGCGACGTGGTGCTGCTCGGCCCAGAGCTCATTGGCGTGCCGCACACAGAGGCCGACCGGATGCTCGAGGCGTGGGTCAGCGGACTGGACGCCGAATTCGTCGGCACCGGGGTGCGGGCATCGATTGTTCGGGCGGATGGCGCGGTGCCGCCCGACGACGCCGGCCGCCTGATCGCAGCGACCATCTGTGCGCCTGACGACATGCATCTGCGGTTGGTGCAGGTCATCCCGTCGACCCCCGCAGCACAGCGATCGACGCGAGCGGGCTGA
- a CDS encoding DUF427 domain-containing protein — MSMVTGHGPLSSSPAGRFSPAIPAGVVYVEPHPRRIQASQNGQTVIDTEHALLVHRPNHPLSYAFPAGEVSDLPSEPVAEAPGFVHVPWDAVDAWTEEGRTLVHYPPNPYHRIDCRPTTRRLRVEVGGKTVVDTDDTVIVFETSLQPRLYVDPAHVRTEFLLQSNTSTYCNYKGWATYWSADGAEDVAWSYLDPPAEGQPIKGFVSFDADRADVFAELPQALGGE, encoded by the coding sequence ATGAGCATGGTCACCGGTCATGGACCGCTGAGCAGTTCTCCGGCCGGCCGGTTTTCGCCGGCCATTCCGGCGGGGGTGGTCTACGTCGAGCCGCATCCCCGCCGCATTCAAGCGTCGCAAAACGGACAGACCGTCATCGACACCGAGCACGCGCTGCTCGTGCATCGCCCGAATCACCCACTCAGCTATGCCTTTCCGGCCGGCGAGGTGTCGGACCTGCCCAGCGAACCGGTGGCCGAGGCGCCGGGCTTCGTGCACGTGCCGTGGGATGCCGTGGACGCGTGGACCGAGGAGGGCCGCACACTGGTGCACTACCCGCCCAACCCGTACCACCGCATCGACTGTCGGCCGACGACGCGGCGACTGCGCGTAGAGGTGGGTGGCAAGACGGTGGTCGACACCGACGATACGGTGATCGTGTTCGAGACGTCGTTGCAGCCGCGGCTGTACGTCGACCCCGCTCATGTGCGCACTGAGTTTCTGCTGCAATCGAATACGTCGACCTACTGCAACTATAAGGGCTGGGCCACCTACTGGTCGGCGGATGGAGCCGAGGACGTGGCGTGGAGCTATCTGGACCCGCCGGCCGAAGGCCAACCGATCAAGGGGTTCGTCAGTTTCGACGCCGACCGAGCCGACGTGTTCGCCGAGTTGCCTCAGGCCCTCGGCGGCGAGTAG